From Pseudomonas sp. stari2, a single genomic window includes:
- a CDS encoding fatty acid desaturase, producing MARPVYRLLAHSLWDLIPIALGMAHFAFVVWLVLAFHELSWWALLPLALVYAVSLSWSINSISHNQIHNAYFTPAWLNRAFDLLLSVTIGFSQTLYRDIHNRHHRGNSDRPGADGKTIDPLSIYQRGKDGQPENPWAYTFLSFFRDDPKPIYDEMQRKRPADARWVKVEIGVTVAFYLGLAICDWRAVLVLLPFWYLGQALSSLNGYYEHFGGNPDSPIAWGVSAYSPLYNLLWMNNGYHAEHHYRPKMHWTRVKAFHREIAGQQREAGVKDIPVAHGLGFLVAHRKD from the coding sequence ATGGCTCGCCCTGTTTATCGTCTGCTGGCCCACTCGCTGTGGGACCTGATTCCCATCGCCCTCGGAATGGCCCATTTCGCCTTTGTGGTGTGGCTGGTCCTGGCCTTTCATGAATTGTCGTGGTGGGCGTTGTTGCCGCTGGCGCTGGTTTACGCGGTGAGCCTGTCATGGAGCATCAACAGCATTTCCCACAATCAGATCCACAACGCCTACTTCACACCGGCGTGGCTCAACCGCGCCTTTGATCTACTGCTGTCGGTGACCATCGGTTTTTCCCAGACCCTCTATCGCGATATCCACAATCGTCATCACCGGGGCAATTCGGACCGGCCGGGGGCGGATGGCAAGACCATCGATCCGTTGTCGATCTATCAGCGCGGCAAGGACGGTCAGCCCGAGAATCCATGGGCCTACACCTTCCTGAGTTTTTTTCGCGACGACCCCAAGCCGATCTACGACGAGATGCAGCGTAAACGTCCCGCCGATGCGCGCTGGGTCAAGGTGGAGATCGGTGTGACAGTGGCGTTCTATCTGGGGCTGGCGATCTGTGACTGGCGGGCGGTGCTGGTGTTGCTGCCGTTCTGGTATCTGGGGCAGGCGCTGTCGTCGCTCAACGGTTACTACGAGCATTTCGGCGGCAACCCGGATTCGCCCATCGCCTGGGGCGTCAGCGCCTACAGCCCGCTCTACAACCTGCTATGGATGAACAACGGCTACCACGCCGAGCATCACTACCGGCCGAAAATGCACTGGACCCGGGTCAAGGCGTTTCACCGGGAGATCGCCGGGCAGCAGCGGGAGGCGGGGGTGAAGGACATTCCGGTGGCCCATGGCCTCGGATTTCTGGTGGCGCATCGCAAGGATTGA
- a CDS encoding EamA family transporter → MPDSQLILKRNGSMDWLHGRLGTVVLWALLIILESGGQIATKVGGDQLGQMDFTLQWLLSVAQAPGVLVAIACYIGAFFVWMLILRRSSLSLAFPLSSLVFVGVLLGSWLGLGEQISLLHWVGVAVIMGGIALLAEGEEN, encoded by the coding sequence ATGCCTGATTCTCAACTGATACTCAAAAGGAATGGCTCGATGGATTGGCTGCACGGCCGCCTCGGCACCGTGGTGCTCTGGGCGTTGCTGATCATTCTGGAAAGTGGCGGGCAGATCGCGACCAAGGTCGGTGGTGATCAACTGGGGCAAATGGACTTCACCCTGCAATGGCTACTCAGCGTCGCCCAGGCACCGGGCGTGCTGGTGGCGATTGCCTGCTACATCGGCGCGTTCTTTGTCTGGATGCTGATTTTGCGGCGCAGCAGCCTGTCGCTGGCATTTCCGCTCAGTTCGCTGGTATTTGTCGGGGTGTTGCTGGGGTCGTGGCTGGGCCTTGGTGAACAGATCAGCCTGCTGCACTGGGTGGGCGTGGCCGTGATCATGGGCGGCATTGCGCTACTGGCCGAGGGCGAGGAAAACTGA
- a CDS encoding HAD-IB family phosphatase: protein MIDWHIVCDFDGTITRTDVIDSILERFADPSWETIENQWLAGEIGSRECLSRQLSLVKATPGQLLEFFDSIEIDPDFPDFVDHAIGLGASFEVVSDGIEQGIARILSRNYVTLLPILANRLRQLDHESWRIDFPHSSDACRAASGNCKCKSTPGNKRVLVIGDGQSDMCVSSTADFVFAKGRLAEYCERNAIPYARFDSFAELPALLALLPKASAANATAFNAEAFNSETFNTETQELFHHV, encoded by the coding sequence ATGATTGACTGGCATATCGTGTGTGACTTCGACGGGACCATCACCCGCACCGACGTGATCGACAGCATCCTCGAACGCTTCGCCGACCCGAGTTGGGAAACGATCGAAAACCAGTGGCTGGCCGGTGAAATCGGTTCCCGTGAATGCCTCAGCCGCCAGCTCTCGCTGGTCAAGGCCACGCCCGGCCAATTGCTGGAATTCTTCGACAGCATCGAGATCGATCCGGACTTCCCCGACTTCGTCGACCACGCCATCGGCCTGGGAGCTTCGTTCGAAGTGGTCAGCGATGGCATCGAGCAAGGCATCGCGCGGATCCTGTCGCGCAACTACGTGACCCTGCTGCCGATCCTCGCCAACCGCCTGCGACAGCTCGATCACGAAAGCTGGCGCATCGACTTCCCGCATTCCAGCGACGCCTGCCGCGCTGCCTCCGGCAACTGCAAATGCAAATCCACGCCCGGCAACAAACGGGTGCTGGTGATCGGTGATGGCCAGTCCGACATGTGCGTGTCGTCCACCGCCGACTTCGTCTTCGCCAAGGGTCGCCTCGCCGAGTACTGCGAGCGTAACGCGATCCCTTACGCCCGCTTCGACAGCTTCGCCGAACTCCCGGCGCTGTTGGCCCTGCTGCCAAAGGCCAGCGCCGCCAACGCCACCGCTTTCAATGCCGAAGCTTTCAACTCGGAAACTTTCAATACAGAAACCCAGGAACTCTTCCACCATGTCTGA
- a CDS encoding aminotransferase class III-fold pyridoxal phosphate-dependent enzyme: protein MSDIRIATQEDQILLEKEAKYCSYGDTVHYIEPPRIFSRCEGSYVWDTEDQAYLDLQMWYSAVNFGYANPRLNNALKQQIDTLPQIASQYLHKGKIELSEMIAVDAKKKFGLDGRVHFNVGGSQSIEDSLKVVRNASNGKSLMFAFEGGYHGRTLGASSITSSYRYRRRYGHFGERANFIPFPYHFRGPKGMTKEEYGSHCVQQFARLFETEYNGVWDPKVGASEYAAFYVEPIQGTGGYVIPPMNFYSELKHVLDQHGILMVVDEIQMGFYRTGKLWSIEHFDVKPDVIVFGKALTNGLNPLGGIWAKEELINPKVFPPGSTHSTFASNPLGTAVGLEMFKMTSEVDYGAMVMAKGKYFLEGLQDLQKRYPIIGDVDGLGLALRCEICAPDGFTPDKATLDFMVEEGMKGDIEIDGRKLGLILDVGGYYKNVITLAPSLEISYPEIDLGIALLDRLLARAMKR from the coding sequence ATGTCTGATATTCGAATCGCTACCCAGGAAGACCAGATCCTTCTGGAAAAAGAAGCCAAGTACTGCTCCTACGGCGACACCGTTCACTACATCGAGCCGCCGCGCATTTTCAGCCGCTGCGAAGGCTCCTACGTCTGGGACACCGAAGACCAGGCTTACCTCGACCTGCAAATGTGGTACTCGGCGGTCAACTTCGGTTACGCCAACCCGCGCCTGAACAACGCGCTGAAACAGCAGATCGACACCCTGCCGCAAATCGCCAGCCAATATCTGCACAAAGGCAAAATCGAGCTGTCGGAAATGATCGCCGTGGACGCCAAGAAGAAGTTCGGCCTCGATGGTCGCGTGCACTTCAACGTCGGCGGTTCGCAGTCCATCGAGGACTCGCTGAAAGTCGTGCGTAACGCCAGCAACGGCAAGAGCCTGATGTTCGCCTTCGAAGGCGGTTATCACGGTCGCACCCTCGGCGCCTCGTCGATCACTTCCAGCTACCGCTATCGTCGCCGCTACGGCCACTTCGGCGAGCGCGCCAACTTCATCCCGTTCCCGTACCACTTCCGTGGCCCGAAAGGCATGACCAAGGAAGAATACGGCAGCCACTGCGTGCAGCAGTTCGCCCGTCTGTTCGAGACTGAATACAACGGTGTCTGGGATCCGAAGGTCGGCGCCAGTGAATACGCTGCGTTCTACGTCGAGCCGATCCAGGGCACCGGCGGCTACGTGATTCCGCCGATGAACTTCTACAGCGAACTCAAGCATGTGCTGGACCAGCACGGCATCCTGATGGTGGTCGACGAAATCCAGATGGGCTTCTATCGCACCGGCAAGCTGTGGTCGATCGAACACTTCGACGTCAAACCGGACGTGATCGTCTTCGGCAAGGCACTGACCAACGGCCTCAACCCGCTGGGCGGCATCTGGGCCAAGGAAGAACTGATCAACCCGAAAGTCTTCCCGCCAGGTTCGACCCACTCCACCTTCGCCTCCAACCCGCTGGGCACCGCCGTGGGCCTGGAAATGTTCAAGATGACCAGCGAAGTCGACTACGGCGCGATGGTCATGGCCAAGGGCAAATACTTCCTCGAAGGCCTGCAGGACCTGCAGAAACGCTACCCGATCATCGGCGACGTCGATGGCCTGGGCCTGGCCCTGCGCTGCGAAATCTGCGCCCCGGACGGCTTCACCCCGGACAAGGCCACCCTGGACTTCATGGTCGAGGAAGGCATGAAAGGCGACATCGAGATCGACGGCCGCAAACTGGGCCTGATCCTCGACGTGGGCGGTTACTACAAGAACGTGATCACCCTCGCGCCGTCGCTGGAAATCAGCTACCCGGAAATCGACCTGGGCATCGCCCTGCTCGACCGTCTGCTGGCCCGGGCGATGAAACGATGA
- a CDS encoding MipA/OmpV family protein, which translates to MMRKTLFLLAALSVFSAGAMAQGITGEAGVGLGYQPHDPSGSRYETRPIPYLDLDWGDVSLSTDDGLTWSALKANGFSAGPYVNYLPGRTSNGELRGLRDVPDMAEAGGFVQYAPADFWRVFASVGQAIGGNGGQGGVLGRVGGEIGYPLGGGVIGSSNLTAHFANARQNNTFFGVSDKEALASGIRAYNAGGGLQNIALTQSFEFPLGPQWSLVTSASWIHLTNSAADSSIVKSVGDTNQGEVQMAIAYKFK; encoded by the coding sequence ATGATGAGGAAGACACTGTTTTTACTCGCGGCGCTGAGCGTTTTTTCAGCAGGCGCAATGGCGCAAGGGATTACCGGGGAGGCGGGCGTGGGCCTGGGTTATCAGCCTCACGACCCGAGTGGCAGCCGTTATGAAACCCGGCCGATACCGTATCTCGATCTGGACTGGGGCGATGTCAGCCTCAGCACCGACGATGGCCTGACCTGGAGCGCCTTGAAGGCCAACGGTTTCAGCGCCGGCCCCTATGTGAATTACCTGCCGGGCCGCACGTCCAACGGCGAACTGCGCGGCTTGCGCGATGTGCCCGACATGGCCGAGGCCGGTGGTTTCGTGCAGTACGCCCCGGCCGACTTCTGGCGGGTGTTCGCCTCCGTTGGCCAGGCCATCGGCGGTAATGGCGGGCAGGGCGGCGTGCTCGGTCGGGTCGGTGGCGAGATCGGTTATCCACTGGGCGGCGGCGTGATTGGCAGCAGCAATCTGACCGCGCATTTCGCCAACGCGCGGCAGAACAACACCTTCTTCGGTGTCAGCGACAAGGAAGCCCTGGCGTCCGGCATCCGCGCCTACAACGCTGGCGGTGGCCTGCAGAACATTGCGCTGACCCAGAGTTTCGAGTTCCCGCTTGGGCCGCAATGGTCGCTGGTGACCAGCGCCAGCTGGATTCACCTGACGAACTCGGCAGCTGACAGCAGCATCGTCAAAAGCGTCGGCGATACCAATCAGGGCGAGGTGCAGATGGCGATCGCCTATAAATTCAAGTGA
- a CDS encoding sensor histidine kinase, translated as MKCDPNLYRATTPSLAVKPRLIRHLFLPPLVIILMIGLGYAGFWISERFGIRSLSENGQRQLELNARAVESEISKYTYLPSLLELESSVSQLLGDPTPEHRQTVNDYLEGLNRRSRSRAIYVMDTTGRVMATSNWRDVDSYLGEDLSFRAYFQKAVRGEPGRFYGIGSTNGEPGYYLAHGLEEHGKIIGVAVVKVRMEAMEERWQRARLEAFVSDENGIIILSSDPARRLKSVVPLSDETKEKLARSLQYYWFPLNELQPLARETLAEGVEKLTFPANSEVLPQQDRDEENISYLAQTRPLSDTPWNFTLLTPLQDLRREAINQGILVAVAFALVAFLLIAWNERRKVIATRLAAREALQEANNQLERRITERTADLRASNDRLKSQIRERRQAEETLRRAQDELVQAGKLAAIGQMSTSIAHELNQPLAAMRTLSGNTIRFLERGQLDVASTNLKTINDLIDRMGRITASLRSFARRGDDKGRASLGKAVDAALQVLGARVEQASLQVHRQFIDVQVQIDQTRLEQILVNLIGNALDAMQAQPLPELWLEGEEFDGKYRLRVRDNGHGIDAEARKHLFEPFFTTKPGEQGLGLGLTLSASLAAATGGHLGVEHPASGGTTFVLSLPLVSPTPAEPI; from the coding sequence ATGAAATGCGACCCCAATCTCTATCGCGCAACCACGCCATCACTTGCCGTGAAACCCCGTCTGATCCGCCATTTGTTCTTGCCGCCGCTGGTCATCATCCTGATGATCGGACTGGGTTACGCCGGCTTCTGGATCAGTGAACGCTTCGGCATTCGCAGCCTCAGCGAAAACGGCCAGCGCCAGCTCGAACTGAACGCCCGCGCCGTTGAAAGCGAAATCAGCAAATACACCTACCTGCCCAGCCTGCTGGAACTCGAATCGAGTGTTTCACAGTTGCTCGGCGACCCGACCCCGGAACACCGGCAAACGGTCAACGATTATCTGGAGGGCCTGAACCGGCGCAGCCGCAGTCGGGCCATCTACGTCATGGACACCACCGGTCGTGTCATGGCCACCAGCAACTGGCGCGATGTCGACAGTTATCTCGGCGAAGACCTGTCCTTCCGCGCCTACTTCCAGAAAGCCGTGCGTGGCGAACCCGGACGCTTCTACGGGATCGGCAGCACCAACGGCGAACCGGGCTATTACCTGGCCCACGGCCTGGAAGAGCACGGCAAGATCATCGGCGTCGCGGTGGTCAAGGTGCGCATGGAGGCCATGGAAGAGCGCTGGCAACGGGCGCGCCTGGAAGCCTTCGTCAGTGACGAGAACGGCATCATCATCCTCTCCAGCGATCCGGCCCGTCGCCTCAAGTCCGTGGTGCCGCTGAGTGACGAGACCAAGGAAAAACTTGCCCGCAGCCTGCAATACTACTGGTTCCCGCTCAACGAATTGCAACCGCTGGCGCGGGAAACCCTGGCCGAAGGCGTGGAAAAACTCACGTTCCCGGCCAACAGCGAAGTCCTGCCGCAACAGGACCGCGACGAAGAGAACATCAGTTACCTGGCGCAGACCCGGCCATTGAGTGACACGCCGTGGAATTTCACCCTGCTCACGCCGTTGCAGGACCTGCGGCGCGAAGCGATCAATCAGGGAATCCTGGTGGCGGTCGCCTTTGCGCTGGTGGCGTTCCTGCTGATTGCCTGGAACGAGCGCCGCAAGGTCATCGCCACCAGACTCGCCGCCCGGGAAGCCCTGCAGGAAGCCAACAATCAGCTGGAGCGTCGGATTACCGAACGCACCGCCGACCTGCGCGCCAGCAATGACCGGCTCAAGAGTCAGATCCGCGAACGCCGTCAGGCCGAAGAGACACTGCGCCGCGCTCAGGACGAATTGGTGCAGGCGGGCAAGCTCGCAGCCATCGGTCAGATGTCCACCAGCATCGCCCACGAACTGAACCAGCCATTGGCAGCGATGCGCACCTTGTCCGGCAATACGATTCGCTTTCTGGAACGAGGTCAGCTCGACGTCGCCAGCACCAACCTGAAAACCATCAACGACCTGATCGACCGCATGGGCCGGATCACCGCCAGCCTGCGCTCGTTCGCCCGGCGCGGCGACGACAAGGGTCGAGCCAGCCTCGGCAAGGCGGTGGATGCCGCACTGCAAGTGCTCGGCGCTCGGGTCGAGCAAGCATCCCTACAAGTGCATCGTCAGTTCATTGATGTGCAGGTGCAGATCGACCAGACGCGACTGGAGCAGATTCTGGTCAACCTGATCGGCAACGCCCTCGACGCCATGCAGGCACAACCGTTGCCGGAGCTGTGGCTGGAAGGCGAAGAATTCGACGGCAAATATCGCCTGCGGGTGCGCGACAACGGCCACGGTATCGACGCCGAAGCGCGCAAGCATCTGTTCGAACCGTTCTTCACCACCAAACCCGGCGAACAGGGCCTTGGCCTCGGCCTGACCCTTTCGGCCAGCCTGGCAGCCGCCACCGGCGGACATCTGGGTGTCGAGCACCCGGCCAGCGGTGGTACCACCTTCGTCCTCAGTTTACCGTTGGTAAGCCCTACTCCTGCCGAGCCAATATGA
- a CDS encoding GlpM family protein, whose translation MFKAFLGAAVVVILAMLAKTKNYYIAGLVPLFPTFALIAHYIVGKGRSVEDLKTTIVFGMWSIIPYFVYLATLYVMVDRMRLEASLAVAAVAWLIAATVLVSVWVRLHA comes from the coding sequence ATTTTCAAAGCCTTTCTCGGTGCGGCGGTGGTGGTGATCCTCGCCATGCTGGCCAAGACCAAAAACTATTACATCGCCGGTCTGGTGCCGCTGTTTCCGACCTTCGCCCTGATCGCCCACTACATCGTCGGCAAGGGCCGTTCGGTCGAAGACCTGAAGACCACCATCGTGTTTGGCATGTGGTCAATCATTCCCTACTTCGTTTATCTGGCGACGCTGTATGTGATGGTCGACCGGATGCGCCTCGAAGCTTCGCTGGCCGTCGCGGCTGTCGCGTGGCTGATAGCGGCGACGGTGCTGGTCAGCGTCTGGGTCCGCCTGCACGCCTGA
- a CDS encoding alpha/beta fold hydrolase has translation MNAAGIDLGEGDAGFVLGTGEVAVLLIHGLTGTPTELRRVAVGLAKAGCTVYVPTLAGHCGGNADLQATGWRDWYEGVRKTFVGIRRQHSKVFVGGLSMGAVMSMYVASEHPGQVAGLLMYSTTLKYDGWSINKLAFLTPLLMKIPFGVHICKFEEKPPYGIKNERLRAIVERQMKEGHSSEAGLLTMEGVTVRELHRMNAVVRKRMPSITVPALVLHSIEDDITSRWNADYVERKLGGEVVKILLDDCYHMITVDLQYRRVVELSVQFIQNHRTDLPLTAPSLPAEEYRQRA, from the coding sequence ATGAACGCGGCCGGGATCGATCTGGGCGAAGGCGACGCCGGTTTCGTTCTCGGCACAGGGGAGGTCGCGGTGTTGTTGATCCACGGCCTCACCGGCACCCCGACGGAGTTGCGTCGGGTCGCCGTGGGACTGGCCAAGGCCGGTTGCACGGTGTACGTGCCGACTCTGGCCGGGCACTGCGGCGGCAATGCCGACCTGCAGGCCACCGGCTGGCGCGACTGGTACGAAGGCGTGCGCAAGACCTTCGTCGGCATTCGTCGTCAGCACAGCAAGGTATTCGTCGGTGGTCTGTCGATGGGTGCGGTGATGTCGATGTACGTGGCGTCCGAGCATCCGGGCCAGGTGGCCGGGCTGCTGATGTATTCCACGACTTTGAAGTACGACGGCTGGAGCATCAACAAACTGGCGTTTCTCACGCCGTTGCTGATGAAAATCCCGTTTGGCGTGCACATCTGCAAGTTCGAAGAGAAACCGCCCTACGGCATCAAGAACGAGCGCCTGCGGGCCATCGTCGAACGACAGATGAAGGAAGGCCACAGCAGTGAGGCCGGCCTGTTGACCATGGAAGGCGTGACCGTGCGCGAATTGCACCGGATGAACGCCGTGGTGCGCAAGCGCATGCCTTCGATCACCGTCCCGGCACTGGTGCTGCATTCCATCGAGGACGACATCACCAGCCGCTGGAACGCCGACTACGTGGAACGCAAGCTCGGTGGCGAAGTGGTGAAGATCCTGCTGGACGACTGCTATCACATGATCACCGTCGACCTGCAGTACCGACGCGTCGTGGAACTGAGTGTGCAGTTCATCCAAAACCACCGCACCGACCTGCCGCTCACCGCTCCCTCCCTGCCGGCCGAGGAATACCGGCAACGGGCGTGA
- a CDS encoding arginase: protein MNILDLDHSLTAQASIARLLDSGRARRLDLLDLGPKLRLWSSERTFRRFAERLRERPRHSGPAPEIFFVGSGDYHHLTPAFLTDLPEPVSLIHFDNHPDWVHFAPRRHCGSWVNQALKLPNIERIVTLGPCSDDLQNPQIKGGNLGALKRGVLQLFPWQHPPSKVWGRVGDGVGHQQQENLLHWNNLADQDWSAFLERMIASLPTQAVWITIDKDVLASEDAATNWDQGQMRLSHLLQAIRSLAASKRVIGIDICGEFARPAFSNAFKRWEAKSDQPPAERWSETDLLRNSATNQALIELFEELFP from the coding sequence TTGAATATTTTAGATCTCGACCACAGCCTGACCGCTCAGGCGTCCATCGCGCGGCTGCTCGACAGCGGCCGCGCCCGGCGCCTGGACCTGCTCGACCTGGGCCCGAAACTGCGGCTCTGGTCCAGCGAACGCACCTTCCGTCGCTTTGCCGAACGCCTGCGTGAGCGGCCCCGGCACAGCGGCCCTGCGCCGGAAATCTTCTTCGTCGGCTCCGGCGACTATCACCATCTGACCCCGGCCTTTCTGACTGACTTGCCGGAGCCAGTGAGCCTGATCCACTTCGACAATCATCCCGACTGGGTTCACTTTGCCCCCCGTCGCCACTGCGGCTCGTGGGTAAATCAGGCGCTGAAACTGCCGAACATCGAACGCATCGTCACCCTCGGGCCGTGCAGCGATGACCTGCAAAATCCGCAGATCAAGGGTGGCAATCTCGGCGCCCTCAAACGCGGGGTGTTGCAGCTGTTCCCCTGGCAGCATCCGCCGTCGAAAGTCTGGGGGCGGGTGGGTGACGGCGTCGGCCATCAGCAACAGGAAAACCTGCTGCACTGGAACAACCTGGCCGATCAGGACTGGTCGGCGTTTCTCGAGCGGATGATCGCCAGCCTTCCGACCCAAGCCGTGTGGATCACCATCGACAAGGACGTGCTGGCCAGCGAAGACGCCGCGACCAATTGGGATCAGGGCCAGATGCGCCTGAGCCATTTGCTTCAGGCCATCCGCAGCCTCGCCGCCAGCAAGCGCGTGATCGGCATCGACATCTGCGGCGAGTTCGCCCGCCCGGCCTTCAGCAACGCGTTCAAACGCTGGGAAGCCAAGTCCGACCAGCCCCCGGCCGAGCGCTGGAGCGAAACCGATCTGCTGCGCAACTCGGCGACCAATCAGGCGCTGATCGAGTTGTTCGAGGAGCTGTTCCCATGA
- a CDS encoding sigma-54 dependent transcriptional regulator — protein MNNDLSVLIVEDDPHVLLGCQQALTLEDIPCIGVGSAEEALERVGDNFAGIVISDIRLPGIDGLELLTRLKQRDRSLPVVLITGHGDISMAVGAMQKGAYDFMEKPFSPERLVDVARRALEQRSLAREVSSLRRQLAERDSLEGRIIGRSPAMQNLRELIANVADTSANVLIEGETGTGKELVARCLHDFSRRHTKQFVALNCGGLPENLFESEIFGHEANAFTGAGKRRIGKIEHADGGTLFLDEVESMPLPLQIKLLRVLQERTLERLGSNQSVAVDCRVIAATKSDLDESSKAGEFRSDLYYRLNVVTLELPPLRERREDILQLFEHFTQQSALRFDRALPELDNQTLSSLMSHDWPGNVRELRNVAERFALGLPAFKKSGAGSGGQGLAFAEAVEAFERNLLSDALQRSGGNLTQASLELGMAKTTLFDKVKKYGLSH, from the coding sequence ATGAACAACGACCTTAGTGTGCTGATCGTCGAAGACGATCCCCATGTGCTGCTCGGCTGCCAGCAGGCGCTGACCCTGGAAGACATCCCCTGCATCGGCGTCGGCAGTGCCGAAGAAGCGCTGGAACGGGTCGGCGACAATTTCGCCGGCATTGTCATCAGTGACATCCGCCTGCCCGGCATCGATGGCCTGGAGCTGCTGACCCGCCTCAAGCAACGGGACCGCAGCCTGCCGGTGGTGCTGATCACCGGTCACGGCGACATTTCCATGGCGGTCGGCGCGATGCAGAAAGGTGCCTACGACTTCATGGAAAAACCGTTCTCCCCGGAACGGCTGGTGGATGTGGCCCGGCGTGCGCTGGAGCAACGCAGCCTCGCTCGTGAGGTCTCGTCCCTGCGCCGGCAACTGGCCGAGCGTGATTCCCTTGAAGGACGGATCATCGGTCGCTCGCCAGCGATGCAGAACCTGCGTGAACTGATCGCCAACGTTGCCGACACTTCGGCCAATGTATTGATCGAAGGCGAGACCGGCACCGGCAAGGAACTGGTCGCCCGTTGCCTGCATGACTTCAGCCGCCGCCACACCAAGCAATTCGTCGCGCTGAACTGCGGTGGCCTGCCGGAAAACCTGTTCGAAAGCGAAATCTTCGGCCATGAGGCCAACGCCTTCACCGGCGCCGGCAAGCGGCGCATCGGCAAGATCGAACACGCCGACGGCGGCACGCTGTTCCTCGATGAAGTGGAAAGCATGCCGCTGCCGTTGCAGATCAAACTGCTGCGGGTGTTGCAGGAACGCACCCTCGAACGCCTCGGTTCGAACCAGAGCGTGGCGGTGGATTGCCGGGTGATCGCGGCGACCAAGTCCGACCTCGACGAATCGAGCAAGGCCGGCGAGTTTCGCAGCGACTTGTACTACCGCCTCAACGTGGTGACGCTGGAATTGCCGCCTCTGCGTGAGCGTCGCGAAGACATCCTGCAACTGTTCGAACACTTCACCCAGCAATCGGCCCTGCGCTTCGACCGCGCACTGCCGGAGCTGGACAACCAGACCCTGTCCAGCCTGATGAGCCACGACTGGCCGGGCAACGTGCGCGAATTGCGCAACGTCGCCGAACGCTTCGCCCTCGGTTTGCCCGCGTTCAAGAAGTCTGGTGCCGGCAGTGGCGGTCAGGGCCTGGCGTTCGCCGAAGCGGTGGAAGCCTTCGAACGCAATCTGCTCAGCGATGCCTTGCAACGCAGCGGCGGCAACCTGACCCAGGCCAGTCTGGAACTGGGCATGGCCAAGACCACGCTGTTCGACAAAGTGAAAAAATACGGTCTGAGCCATTAA
- a CDS encoding amino acid ABC transporter ATP-binding protein → MISIKNINKWYGDFQVLTDCSTEVKKGEVIVVCGPSGSGKSTLIKCVNALEPFQKGDIVVDGTSIADPKTNLPKLRSRVGMVFQHFELFPHLTITENLTIAQIKVLGRSKEEATKKGLQLLDRVGLSAHAHKHPGQLSGGQQQRVAIARALAMDPIVMLFDEPTSALDPEMVNEVLDVMVQLAHEGMTMMCVTHEMGFARKVADRVIFMDAGKIIEDCKKEEFFGDISQRSERAQHFLEKILQH, encoded by the coding sequence ATGATCTCTATCAAGAACATCAACAAGTGGTATGGGGACTTCCAGGTGCTGACCGATTGCAGCACCGAGGTCAAAAAGGGTGAAGTGATCGTGGTCTGCGGTCCGTCCGGTTCGGGCAAGTCGACGCTGATCAAGTGCGTCAACGCACTGGAGCCGTTCCAGAAAGGCGATATCGTGGTCGACGGCACGTCGATTGCCGATCCGAAGACCAACCTGCCGAAACTGCGCTCGCGCGTCGGCATGGTGTTCCAGCATTTCGAACTGTTCCCGCACCTGACCATCACCGAAAACCTGACCATCGCGCAGATCAAGGTACTGGGCCGCAGCAAGGAAGAAGCGACCAAGAAAGGCCTGCAACTGCTTGATCGTGTCGGCCTGTCGGCTCACGCCCACAAGCACCCCGGCCAACTGTCCGGCGGTCAGCAACAGCGCGTGGCGATCGCCCGTGCGCTGGCAATGGACCCGATCGTCATGCTGTTCGATGAACCCACCTCGGCGCTGGACCCGGAAATGGTCAACGAAGTGCTCGACGTGATGGTGCAACTGGCCCACGAAGGCATGACCATGATGTGCGTGACCCACGAAATGGGCTTCGCCCGCAAAGTGGCTGACCGCGTGATCTTCATGGATGCCGGCAAGATCATCGAAGACTGCAAGAAGGAAGAGTTCTTCGGCGACATCAGCCAGCGCTCCGAACGCGCGCAGCATTTCCTCGAGAAAATCCTGCAGCACTAA
- a CDS encoding EamA family transporter, with protein sequence MTLTVILLVAFSIVLDVIGQLCFKLGLDRLPELEGGFRLGAFWGQVFNAPLLWCGIGAYVIEFFVWLEALSRAPLSLLFPAAALAYCGVVLAGKLFLGETVSRRRWMGTLVITAGVMLVCVGHA encoded by the coding sequence ATGACCTTGACCGTGATTCTGCTGGTGGCGTTTTCCATTGTGCTCGACGTGATCGGCCAGCTCTGTTTCAAACTCGGCCTGGACCGCTTGCCTGAGCTTGAGGGCGGTTTTCGGCTGGGGGCGTTCTGGGGCCAGGTGTTCAATGCACCGCTGTTGTGGTGCGGGATCGGCGCCTACGTGATCGAGTTTTTCGTCTGGCTCGAAGCCTTGTCCCGGGCGCCGCTGAGCCTGTTGTTCCCCGCCGCCGCACTGGCCTATTGCGGCGTGGTGCTGGCCGGCAAGCTGTTCCTTGGCGAAACCGTCAGCCGCCGTCGCTGGATGGGCACTCTGGTGATTACGGCGGGCGTGATGCTCGTGTGTGTCGGCCATGCCTGA